From one Nonomuraea polychroma genomic stretch:
- a CDS encoding response regulator transcription factor: protein MSTQRILVVDDEPKIRMTLRGYLEADGFEVLEAADGPSGLASAVRERPDLIVLDVMLPGLDGFEVLRRIRATRQVPVILLTARTEEVDRVIGFTAGSDDYVTKPFSARELALRARAILRRAEGPAQAAAERTLRFDGLVIDPGTRTVTCDDDRTVELSALDFDLLVALARAPGRVFTRRGLIEHVWGSDFFGDERVVDVHIRTLRRALGDDASAPRFVGTVRAIGYRFLARPAV from the coding sequence ATGAGCACACAGCGCATTCTGGTCGTTGACGACGAACCCAAGATCCGGATGACGCTGCGCGGCTATCTGGAGGCGGACGGCTTCGAGGTCCTGGAGGCGGCGGACGGCCCGTCCGGCCTCGCCTCGGCCGTCCGCGAGCGGCCTGACCTGATCGTGCTGGATGTGATGCTGCCTGGCCTGGACGGGTTCGAGGTGCTGCGCCGTATCCGGGCGACCCGCCAGGTTCCGGTGATCCTGCTCACCGCCCGGACGGAGGAGGTGGACCGGGTCATCGGCTTCACCGCGGGCAGCGACGACTACGTCACCAAGCCGTTCAGCGCCCGTGAACTCGCCCTGCGGGCGCGGGCCATCCTGCGCCGCGCGGAAGGCCCGGCCCAGGCCGCGGCGGAACGGACGCTGCGCTTCGACGGCCTGGTCATCGACCCCGGCACGCGTACGGTCACCTGCGACGACGACCGTACGGTGGAGCTGTCCGCGCTCGACTTCGACCTGCTGGTGGCCCTGGCGCGCGCGCCGGGCCGGGTGTTCACCCGCCGCGGGCTGATCGAGCACGTATGGGGCAGCGACTTCTTCGGCGACGAACGCGTGGTGGACGTCCACATCCGCACGCTGCGGCGCGCGCTCGGCGACGACGCGAGTGCGCCCCGGTTCGTGGGCACGGTGCGCGCCATCGGCTACCGCTTCCTCGCCCGTCCCGCCGTATGA
- a CDS encoding sensor histidine kinase: MTRPPRHRRTAWAGALRSAVRRLPALPLTIRLTLSHMTVLVVSLVVMDATSGVIGQPAPVTGRTDFEALVAALASQDEGNIAFEMVLPALTVGMISALALSLVFSRFLLRPLRQVSAATHRLADGHYDDVLNVPREPGLAALVEDVNRLAAALADIERRRARLVSEIAHEMRTPITILNGQIEGMADGIFTPDDAMFASLTDDLTRLRRLTDDLSNLSRVEEGAFTLRHSLTDVTALTRTTIEKLRPQFDDGQVTLAMTPGPPVRALLDSGRIAQVLVNLLGNALRACDPGGRVSVTVRTGDGPAPHVEITVQDDGVGIAAHDLTRIFTRFERVEHPGRPAPAGGSGIGLTIARGITRAHGGNITATSEGLGQGATFTVRLPLAPVGA; encoded by the coding sequence ATGACCCGCCCGCCCCGTCACCGGAGGACCGCGTGGGCCGGCGCGCTGCGCAGCGCGGTACGACGGCTGCCGGCGCTGCCGCTGACCATCCGCCTGACGCTGTCCCACATGACGGTCCTGGTCGTGTCGCTCGTGGTGATGGACGCCACCTCCGGCGTGATCGGGCAGCCGGCGCCCGTCACCGGGCGTACCGACTTTGAAGCACTGGTGGCCGCGCTGGCCAGCCAGGACGAAGGAAACATCGCCTTTGAGATGGTCCTGCCCGCACTGACCGTCGGCATGATCTCGGCGCTCGCCCTGTCCCTCGTGTTCTCCCGGTTCCTGCTCCGGCCTCTGCGCCAGGTCAGTGCGGCGACCCACCGCCTCGCCGACGGGCACTACGACGACGTCCTCAACGTTCCCCGCGAGCCGGGACTCGCCGCACTGGTCGAGGACGTCAACCGGCTGGCCGCCGCACTCGCCGACATCGAGCGGCGCCGCGCCCGCCTGGTCTCGGAGATCGCCCACGAGATGCGCACCCCGATCACCATCCTCAACGGCCAGATCGAGGGAATGGCCGACGGCATCTTCACCCCCGACGACGCCATGTTCGCCTCCCTCACCGACGATCTCACCCGGCTGCGGCGTCTCACGGACGACCTGTCCAACCTCTCCCGGGTCGAGGAGGGCGCGTTCACCCTGCGGCACTCGCTCACCGACGTGACGGCCCTGACGCGGACCACCATCGAAAAGTTGCGTCCTCAGTTCGACGACGGCCAGGTCACGCTCGCCATGACCCCCGGCCCGCCGGTCAGGGCCCTGCTCGATTCAGGCCGCATCGCCCAGGTGCTGGTCAACCTCCTGGGCAACGCCCTGCGTGCCTGCGATCCCGGCGGCCGGGTGTCGGTCACCGTGCGCACCGGCGACGGCCCGGCCCCGCACGTGGAGATCACCGTTCAGGACGACGGGGTCGGCATCGCCGCCCACGACCTCACCCGGATCTTCACCCGGTTCGAACGCGTCGAGCACCCCGGACGCCCGGCCCCCGCGGGGGGCAGTGGCATCGGCCTGACCATCGCGCGCGGCATCACCCGCGCCCACGGCGGCAACATCACGGCCACCTCCGAGGGCTTGGGCCAAGGGGCGACCTTCACCGTCCGCCTGCCGTTGGCACCGGTCGGCGCCTGA
- a CDS encoding glycosyltransferase 87 family protein gives MGLVAAAAMIAVMARVAMFDHESFDYKFFVKSWYDFISTHGGFGALKHRFADYNVPYLYLIALLTYLPIPPLAGIKIISVAFDLVLAYFTYRIVALRHIGRWLPPLAALIVLFLPTVATNSGMWGQADSIYAAFGLGGVYFLLRRRPWPAGLFFGLSLAFKLQAVFLFPLLLVLVLKKWMPWRALLAVPGVVLLLDVPALLAGAPLGQLLSVYAQQASSYSALSLNAPSIYQFLPAGADAALIRPIGVAVTGLVIVGLCLGVLLSRVQLTTAKIVLMGATSAVLMPFLLPSMHERYFYLAEVLAVIAAFSLPRRLWYVPVLVQVASLLAYLPVLFPAADSGPPGGPPGEMFTGEPPPGGDPASEVLADEMAKMYAPTLEFRILAALMAVAVVSVLWATFREFRRDARAGSAENTENADS, from the coding sequence ATGGGACTGGTGGCCGCGGCGGCCATGATCGCGGTCATGGCCAGAGTCGCCATGTTCGACCACGAGTCCTTCGACTACAAATTCTTTGTCAAAAGCTGGTATGACTTCATCTCCACACATGGTGGATTCGGCGCCCTCAAGCACCGTTTTGCGGACTACAACGTTCCCTATTTGTACCTGATCGCATTATTGACCTATCTGCCGATACCCCCGCTCGCCGGAATCAAGATCATCTCGGTGGCGTTCGACCTGGTACTGGCGTACTTCACCTACCGCATCGTCGCGCTGCGCCACATCGGCCGCTGGTTACCGCCACTGGCCGCCCTCATCGTGTTGTTCCTCCCCACCGTGGCGACCAACAGCGGGATGTGGGGGCAGGCCGACTCCATCTACGCCGCGTTCGGCCTGGGCGGCGTGTACTTCCTCCTTCGCCGGCGGCCGTGGCCGGCCGGCCTCTTCTTCGGCCTGTCGCTGGCCTTCAAGTTGCAGGCGGTCTTCCTGTTCCCGCTGCTCCTGGTGCTGGTACTGAAGAAGTGGATGCCGTGGCGGGCACTGCTGGCCGTCCCCGGGGTCGTCCTGCTGCTGGACGTGCCGGCGCTGCTGGCCGGAGCGCCCTTGGGACAGTTGCTGTCGGTATATGCGCAGCAGGCCAGCTCGTATTCGGCGCTGTCGCTGAACGCGCCGTCGATCTACCAGTTCCTCCCGGCGGGCGCCGACGCGGCGCTGATCCGGCCCATCGGTGTCGCGGTGACCGGGCTGGTGATTGTCGGGCTGTGCCTCGGCGTACTGCTCAGCCGGGTGCAGCTGACGACGGCGAAAATCGTGCTGATGGGAGCGACTTCGGCCGTCCTGATGCCGTTCCTCCTGCCGTCGATGCACGAGCGCTACTTCTACCTGGCCGAGGTACTCGCCGTGATCGCCGCGTTCTCCCTGCCGCGCCGTCTCTGGTACGTGCCTGTCCTCGTCCAGGTGGCCTCGCTCCTGGCCTATCTCCCCGTGCTGTTCCCGGCGGCGGATTCGGGGCCTCCTGGAGGCCCGCCAGGGGAGATGTTCACCGGTGAGCCTCCTCCCGGCGGAGACCCGGCGTCCGAGGTCCTCGCGGACGAGATGGCGAAGATGTACGCGCCGACCCTGGAGTTCCGGATCCTCGCCGCGCTCATGGCGGTCGCGGTCGTTTCCGTTCTGTGGGCGACATTCCGCGAGTTCCGCCGGGACGCCC